In Paludibaculum fermentans, the genomic stretch CTCGCCAAGGTCACCGCGACCATGGAAGAGGCTCGCGACCTGGCGACGGCCAAGCTGCGCGACGGTTCCGGTTACGCCAAGTTCAAGGACATGATTGCGGCGCAGGGCGGCAATCCGCAGGTTCTCGACCGTTTCGACCTGCTGCCGAACGCCACGGGCGCCATGGAGATCACTTCGCCGCGCGGCGGCTACATCTCCCACATCGACGCCGAAGAGATCGGCATTGCCTCGGCCATGATCGGCGCGGGCCGCGATACGAAGGAAGACTCCATCGATCCGGCCGTCGGCGTGATTCTCGAAGTGAAGGTCGGCCAGAAGGTGGAAGCCGGCGGTGTTCTGTGCCGCCTGTACTTCACCAAGGAAGACCGCATCGGCGAAGCCGCAGAGCGCGTGGAAGACGCCTTCCGCATCTCCTCCACCGCGCCAGAGCCGCGTGAACTGATCCTCGAAGTCGTCAGCTAAAGAAGTTCGAACAAGAGAGGGCCGGTCCCCACAGGCCGGTGCGTTACCATGGACCGCTTTACGGGACTGCTGGGCCTGATCGCCATCCTGGCCCTCTGCTATTCGATGTCGACGGACCGGAAAGCCATCAAGCCCCGGTTGTTGTTGTGGGGGCTGGGGCTGCAATTCAGCTTCGCCTTCCTGGTGCTGAAGACCGATGTCGGGATGATCTTCCAGGCAGCCAGCGTCGCGGTCAACGCATTGCTGGAGTATGCCGAACAGGGCAGCAGTTTCCTGTTTGGCCCATTAGGAATCAAAAGCGGCCCCTTTGGGGTCGTTTTTGCGTTTCAGGTGCTGCCGATCGTGATTTTCATCGCCAGCCTGTTCTCAATCCTCTACTACTTCGGGGTGATGCAGGTGGTGATCAAGGCGATGGCGTGGGGCATGCATCGCGTGATGCGCTGTTCCGGCGCGGAGTCGACCAACGTCGCGGCCAGCATCTTCATGGGCCAGACGGAAGCCCCGCTCACCATCCGGCCGTTCCTGGCCAACCTGACTCCCTCTGAACTGTTCACGGTGATGACCTGCGGCATGGCGCACGTATCGGGCGCCGTCATGGCGGCGTATGTGAAGATCGCCGGGGTCGACATCAAGCACCTGCTGACGGCCGTGATTATGACGGCTCCGGCGACGCTGCTGCTGGCGAAGATGCTGGTGCCCGAGACCGGCCATCCCGAGACCGAAGGCGACGTCAAAGTTGAAATTGAGCGGCCCGGCGTGAACGTGATCGACGCGGCGGCGCGCGGCGCGGGCGATGGCCTGCAACTGGCGTTGAACATCGGCGGCATGCTGATCGCGTTCATTTCGCTCATCGCGCTGGTGAACGGCGGCATGAGCTGGCTGCACTCCATCGCGGGCTGGATCCCGGAATCGCTGCAGAAGCTGTTCGGCATCATCTTCGCGCCCATCGCCTGGCTGCTGGGCGTGAGCTGGAAAGACGCGGCCTCAGTGGGCGACATGCTGGGCACGCGCATGGTGTTGAACGAATTCATTGCGTTCCTGCGGCTGGGTGAGTTGAAGAGCACGCTGGATCCGCGGTCGTTCGTCATCACGACGTTCGCGCTGTGCGGCTTCGCGAACTTCAGCTCGATTGCGATCCAGATCGGCGGCATCGGGGCGCTGGCGCCCAGCCGCAAGTCGGACCTGGCGCGCATGGGCCTGAAGGCGATGATGGCGGGTACGCTGGCGAACTTCATGTCGGCCTGCATTGCGGGGGTGCTGCTGTGATCCGCGAGGCGGCCGGGTTCCTCAAGACGAAGCTGGCGCAGTGGCCCGAGACGGCCGTGGTGCTGGGCAGCGCGCAGGCGGCATTTGCGGATGCGCTGACGGACCGCGTGGAGATCGAGTACAAGGACATCCCCCACTGGCCGGTGCCCACCGTGCAGGGCCATGCGGGCAAGCTGATCGTCGGTAAGATCGGCGCGACGCCGGTGACCGTGATGAGCGGCCGCGTGCATCTGTACGAGGGCTGGACTCCGCAGCAGGTGACATTCGGTGTGCGCGTACTGGGCCTGCTGGGCCTGAAGAACCTGGTGCTGACGAACGCCGCGGGCGGCATCAATCCGGCATATCACCGGGGCCTGCTGGTGGCGATCACGGATCACCTGAACCTGCAGGGCTCGAACCCGCTCACGGGTCCGAATGATGCGGAACTGGGTCCGCGGTTTCCGGACATGTCGCATGCGTACTGCCCGGAACTGCTGGCGAAGCTGAAGGCTGTGGCCGTGCAGTCCGGCATCGAGCTGGGCGAAGGCGTGTATGCCGCGCTGCTGGGTCCGAATTTCGAGACTCCGGCGGAGATCCGCTATCTGCGGACCATCGGAGCCGACCTGGCCGGCATGTCGACCGTGCCCGAGACGATCGTGGCCAACCACATGGGCATCCGGGTCCTGGCGATCTCGACGGTGACGAACATGGCGGCGGGCATGCAGAAGGAGCTGAGCCACCAGGAGGTGCTGGAGACCGGCATCGCCTCGGCCGGCCAGTTGATCACGCTGCTCACGAATCTGCTCAAATCGGAGTAGGGTCACTCAGCCATGGAACTGGACGCACTCAAAGAAGCAGCCTTGCAGGCGCGTCTGCGCGCGCACGCTCCGTTCTCCAATTTCCAGGTGGGCGCGGCGCTGCAGGCGCAGGACGGCCGGATCTTCGGCGGCTGCAATGTGGAGAATTCGTCCTACGGCCTGACGATGTGCGCCGAGCGCACGGCGATTTTCCGGGCCGTGGCCGAGGGCGCCAAGCGCTTCACGCGCATCGCCATCGTGGCCGACACGGAGAAGCTGACACCGCCCTGCGGCGCCTGCCGCCAGGTGTTGTGGGATCTGTGCGGCGACCTGGAAGTGATTCTGTTCAATCCGCAGGGCGAGACGGAGACCTGCCGTCTGCGCGACCTGCTTCCGCGAGCTTTTGATGCGACTTTCCTCGATTAGCCTCTCTCTTCTCTTCTGCTCCCTGCTCTCCGCCGCGCCTGCCGACCTGATTGTGTCGGCCGGCCGTGTGGTGACGATGGACGCGCAACGCACGGTGATCATCAATGGCGCCGTGGCGATGGCCAAGGGCCGCATTCTGGCCGTGGGTCCCAAGGCCGAGATCGACCAGAAGTACCAGGCGGCCAAACGGATCGACCGGCCGGATGCGATTCTGGCTCCGGGCCTGATCAACACCCACACGCATGCGCCCATGTCGCTGCTGCGCGGCATCGCCGACGACCTGACGCTGCAGAAGTGGCTGGAGAAGTTCATCTTCCCGGCCGAAGCCAAGAACGTCAATGAGCAGTTTGTGCGCGTGGGCACGCGGCTGGCCGTGCTGGAGATGATGCTGGGCGGTACGACGACGTATGTCGATATGTACTACTTCGAAGGCGCCATCGCCGAGGAGACGAAGAAGGCCGGCATGCGCGCCGTCTTGGGGCAGACCATCATCGGCTTCCCCGCCCCGGATTATAAGACGCCGGAGCTGGCGCTGGCCGGGACGGAGAAGTTCATTCAACGCTTCCAGAACGATCCGCTGATCATGCCGACGGCGGCTCCGCACGCCATCTACACGAACTCGCCGGAGACGCTGAAGGCGGCGCGGGCGCTGGCGGACAAGTACAAGACGCTGTTCGTTATACACGTGTCGGAGACGCAGAAAGAGAACTCCGATTGCGGGCGTGACCACAACAACATGACGCCCACGGCTTATCTGGAGTCGCTGGGCGCGCTGAGCGGCCGCACGTTGTTCGCGCATGCGGTTTGGACGCGCGCCAACGACATCCTCACCATCAAGCGCCACAACGTGGGCATCGCGCACTGCCCGTCGAGCAACATGAAACTGGGCAGCGGCACGGCCAACGTGATGGGGCTGCTGCGTACGGGGATTCCGGTGGGCCTGGGCACGGACGGTCCGGCGGGTTCGAACAACGACTTCGACATGTTCGAGGAGATGGACCTGGCGTCGAAGCTGGCCAAGGTGTCGGCGCAGGATCCGACGGTGCTGCCGGCCACGCAGGCGTTCGCCATGGCGACGATCGGCGGCGCGCAGGCGTTGGGGCTGGAGAAGGAGATCGGGTCGCTGGAAGCGGGCAAGAAGGCCGACCTGATCACGGTGTCGACCAGCGCTCCGAACGGCTGGCCGATGCACGATGTGTACTCGATGCTGGTCTACAGCCTGAAGGCGAGCGATGTGCAGGACGTGGTGATTGAAGGCAAGGCGACGGTGGAGAACCGCAAGGCGCTGACGCTGAATCCGCTGGAGATCCGGCGCGAGGTGAAGGTGCTGCGCGACAAGGTGGATGCGTCGCTGAAGTAGACGCCGCCGACACGAGAAAAGGGCCGCCCCGCGCGATGGCGAGGCGGCCCTTTTCCATTGGTGATCGCGGCTTACGGAGCGGGCGTGGCGGGCGGAGGCGCGATGGTCACGGGCGGGATGCAGCGCAGGTACTCATAGATGGCGCGAATGTCGTAGTCGGTCATCTGTGCGTAGGCGGGCCACGGCATCACCTGCAGCAGCGGACCCATCTGCGGGTGCAGATTGTCGTGATCCATGCCGGTCCGCATCGTCATCAGGAACTCGTCGAAGGTCATGCCGGCCGGCCGGTTGTACTTGTCCACTTCCGGAGTCAGGTTACGCGAAGTGAAGGGGCCGAACGTCTGGCCGCCGCCGAGATAGCCGGCCGCGTTCACGACCATCTTCTGGCCCTTGAACGGATCGCCGCCGGTGGCGTACGACGGGCTGGTGTGGCAGTCGTTGCAGCCGCCCACGGCATTGACGAGGTAGCTGCCATAGCCGATCAGGCTCGGGTCCTTGCCTTCCAGCGCCAGCGGCACCGGAGCCATTTTGAGCCCCTGATTGGCGCGGACCTGCTGATAGATCGCGTCGGGCGATTGAGCCGTCAGGCCGGCCGCG encodes the following:
- a CDS encoding NupC/NupG family nucleoside CNT transporter — encoded protein: MDRFTGLLGLIAILALCYSMSTDRKAIKPRLLLWGLGLQFSFAFLVLKTDVGMIFQAASVAVNALLEYAEQGSSFLFGPLGIKSGPFGVVFAFQVLPIVIFIASLFSILYYFGVMQVVIKAMAWGMHRVMRCSGAESTNVAASIFMGQTEAPLTIRPFLANLTPSELFTVMTCGMAHVSGAVMAAYVKIAGVDIKHLLTAVIMTAPATLLLAKMLVPETGHPETEGDVKVEIERPGVNVIDAAARGAGDGLQLALNIGGMLIAFISLIALVNGGMSWLHSIAGWIPESLQKLFGIIFAPIAWLLGVSWKDAASVGDMLGTRMVLNEFIAFLRLGELKSTLDPRSFVITTFALCGFANFSSIAIQIGGIGALAPSRKSDLARMGLKAMMAGTLANFMSACIAGVLL
- a CDS encoding purine-nucleoside phosphorylase, with translation MIREAAGFLKTKLAQWPETAVVLGSAQAAFADALTDRVEIEYKDIPHWPVPTVQGHAGKLIVGKIGATPVTVMSGRVHLYEGWTPQQVTFGVRVLGLLGLKNLVLTNAAGGINPAYHRGLLVAITDHLNLQGSNPLTGPNDAELGPRFPDMSHAYCPELLAKLKAVAVQSGIELGEGVYAALLGPNFETPAEIRYLRTIGADLAGMSTVPETIVANHMGIRVLAISTVTNMAAGMQKELSHQEVLETGIASAGQLITLLTNLLKSE
- a CDS encoding cytidine deaminase, translating into MELDALKEAALQARLRAHAPFSNFQVGAALQAQDGRIFGGCNVENSSYGLTMCAERTAIFRAVAEGAKRFTRIAIVADTEKLTPPCGACRQVLWDLCGDLEVILFNPQGETETCRLRDLLPRAFDATFLD
- a CDS encoding amidohydrolase family protein gives rise to the protein MRLSSISLSLLFCSLLSAAPADLIVSAGRVVTMDAQRTVIINGAVAMAKGRILAVGPKAEIDQKYQAAKRIDRPDAILAPGLINTHTHAPMSLLRGIADDLTLQKWLEKFIFPAEAKNVNEQFVRVGTRLAVLEMMLGGTTTYVDMYYFEGAIAEETKKAGMRAVLGQTIIGFPAPDYKTPELALAGTEKFIQRFQNDPLIMPTAAPHAIYTNSPETLKAARALADKYKTLFVIHVSETQKENSDCGRDHNNMTPTAYLESLGALSGRTLFAHAVWTRANDILTIKRHNVGIAHCPSSNMKLGSGTANVMGLLRTGIPVGLGTDGPAGSNNDFDMFEEMDLASKLAKVSAQDPTVLPATQAFAMATIGGAQALGLEKEIGSLEAGKKADLITVSTSAPNGWPMHDVYSMLVYSLKASDVQDVVIEGKATVENRKALTLNPLEIRREVKVLRDKVDASLK
- a CDS encoding cytochrome C, with translation MSKKHLFAVVAVAILLIAAAGLTAQSPDAIYQQVRANQGLKMAPVPLALEGKDPSLIGYGSYLVNAVGGCNDCHTSPSYATGGDPFKGQKMVVNAAGYLGGGQTFGPFTSRNLTPEVDKYNRPAGMTFDEFLMTMRTGMDHDNLHPQMGPLLQVMPWPAYAQMTDYDIRAIYEYLRCIPPVTIAPPPATPAP